From Levilactobacillus zymae, a single genomic window includes:
- the pepF gene encoding oligoendopeptidase F, which yields MRQIPERSAVPEALTWDLTPIYADDAAFIQAVAEIKQQAQTIAQLKGHLAQSGTELYWVTTAVFALNRQLERAYVYASLKNDRDTGNAQYQDFADQTSALVATVATATAWFEPEVLALSAEQLQALVTAEPKLAAFQHFFDVLGSQRAHTLSVPEERLLAGASDIFAASEKTYGVLDNADLQFPVVQDEDGNDVKLSQGLYGVLLESTTPKVREQAFKALYSVYQQFRHTFAATLSSEVKTHNFTAQVRHYGSAREAAMSANHIPSVVYDTLVRSVNDHLDLLHQYVALRKDLLGLPELHMYDLYTPITGEPSLKYTYEQAKAEALKALAVLGPDYGANVQKMFAGRAIDVVENQGKRSGAYSGGMYDTKPYILLNWQDSLESLFTLVHEMGHSIHSHYTRSNQPYQYGDYSIFVAEIASTTNENLLTDYLLKTQTDPKVRAYVLNHYLDGFKGTVYRQTQFAEFEDYIHQQAAAGKSLTADFMSDFYGKLNQRYYGDAVISDPQIADEWARIPHFYYDYYVYQYATGFAAATTLSQRILSGDPAKRDAYLGYLKAGSSALPLDVMKRAGVDMTQPDYLETAFQTFADRLKEFATLAHQLKQN from the coding sequence ATGCGACAAATTCCAGAACGATCCGCGGTCCCTGAAGCCCTAACCTGGGACCTGACCCCCATTTATGCCGATGATGCGGCGTTTATCCAGGCCGTAGCCGAGATTAAGCAGCAGGCCCAAACGATCGCCCAGTTAAAGGGGCACTTGGCCCAAAGTGGTACCGAGCTGTACTGGGTCACCACGGCCGTTTTCGCGTTGAACCGGCAACTTGAGCGGGCTTACGTGTACGCGTCATTGAAAAACGATCGGGATACCGGGAACGCACAATATCAAGATTTCGCTGATCAGACCAGTGCTCTGGTGGCAACGGTCGCGACGGCCACTGCGTGGTTTGAACCTGAAGTGTTGGCACTTTCCGCTGAACAACTGCAGGCATTGGTGACGGCGGAACCCAAGTTGGCCGCCTTCCAACACTTCTTTGATGTACTGGGAAGCCAACGCGCGCATACGTTATCGGTTCCGGAAGAACGACTCTTGGCCGGTGCCAGTGACATTTTTGCGGCCTCGGAGAAGACCTATGGGGTACTGGATAACGCCGATTTACAGTTTCCCGTGGTACAGGACGAAGATGGCAACGACGTGAAGTTATCGCAAGGGCTATATGGTGTCTTGCTAGAATCCACCACGCCTAAGGTCCGTGAGCAGGCCTTTAAGGCCCTCTATAGCGTTTACCAGCAGTTCCGGCATACCTTTGCCGCAACACTTTCCAGCGAGGTTAAAACGCATAATTTCACGGCTCAGGTGCGGCATTACGGTAGTGCTCGGGAAGCTGCCATGAGTGCCAATCATATTCCTTCGGTGGTCTACGACACCCTGGTTCGTTCCGTGAATGACCATTTAGACCTCTTACACCAATACGTCGCGTTACGCAAAGACCTGCTGGGACTCCCCGAATTGCATATGTACGATCTTTATACGCCCATCACCGGGGAACCGAGTCTGAAGTACACCTATGAACAAGCCAAAGCCGAGGCATTAAAGGCCCTGGCCGTGCTAGGTCCTGATTATGGGGCTAACGTGCAAAAGATGTTTGCTGGCCGGGCAATCGACGTGGTTGAAAATCAGGGGAAGCGTTCTGGGGCATACTCAGGGGGAATGTACGATACTAAGCCGTACATTTTACTGAACTGGCAGGACAGTCTGGAAAGTCTATTCACGCTGGTCCACGAAATGGGACACAGCATTCACAGTCACTACACCCGCAGTAATCAACCTTATCAATACGGAGATTACTCGATCTTTGTGGCCGAAATTGCTTCGACGACCAACGAAAATCTGCTAACCGACTACCTGTTAAAGACCCAGACGGATCCCAAGGTGCGGGCTTACGTGCTCAACCATTACCTAGACGGGTTCAAGGGGACGGTTTACCGGCAGACGCAATTTGCGGAGTTTGAAGACTACATTCATCAGCAGGCCGCAGCGGGCAAGTCGTTGACCGCTGACTTCATGAGTGATTTTTATGGGAAGTTGAATCAACGGTACTACGGGGATGCGGTCATTTCGGATCCGCAGATTGCTGACGAGTGGGCCCGAATTCCGCACTTCTATTACGATTACTACGTTTACCAATACGCGACCGGTTTCGCGGCAGCCACCACGTTATCCCAGCGGATTTTGAGTGGCGATCCGGCCAAGCGGGATGCCTACTTAGGTTATCTGAAAGCCGGTAGTTCAGCGCTGCCACTTGATGTGATGAAGCGTGCCGGAGTAGACATGACCCAGCCAGATTATTTGGAAACGGCCTTTCAGACCTTTGCCGACCGATTAAAGGAATTTGCCACCTTGGCTCACCAGCTTAAGCAAAACTAA
- a CDS encoding DegV family protein yields MSIAIVTDSAAYLTPAQLNRYAITALPITVILGAHQYPESDLSATTFYDYLQSNQPLPTTAQVSLGQIETAYDHLVRQGVTQIISIHLSSGITSFMDNLRAFCQTYTKAEVYPIDSLMASAGEANLCLLAGRLIEAGYDAAAIAHALLTLRDTQQVYFAVDSLRHLSRTGRLSNRSAMVGSLLNIKPLLTFDDAGKIVAIGKERTMRRAFQYMEAHLATDLDQVDYPLLATIIDANNPELAQRWQDHLVTQFPQIRFNRSQLGPAISVHTGEKTMGLFWQQDWQEF; encoded by the coding sequence ATGTCTATTGCCATCGTTACCGATTCCGCGGCCTACCTGACCCCGGCACAACTTAACCGTTACGCTATCACGGCCCTCCCCATTACGGTTATCCTGGGCGCACACCAGTACCCTGAATCCGATTTATCAGCCACGACCTTTTACGACTACCTCCAAAGCAATCAGCCGTTACCCACGACCGCTCAGGTTTCCTTAGGTCAGATTGAAACGGCCTACGATCATCTGGTTCGTCAAGGCGTGACACAAATCATTTCAATTCACCTCTCCAGTGGGATTACTTCGTTTATGGACAACTTACGGGCCTTTTGCCAGACCTACACCAAGGCCGAAGTCTACCCCATTGACTCACTCATGGCCAGCGCCGGTGAAGCCAATCTGTGCTTACTGGCCGGTCGTCTGATTGAAGCCGGCTACGACGCTGCTGCCATCGCCCACGCACTCCTCACGTTACGCGACACCCAGCAGGTCTACTTCGCCGTCGACAGCCTCCGCCATCTCTCCCGAACCGGCCGACTGAGTAACCGCTCGGCCATGGTCGGCAGTCTGTTAAACATCAAGCCCCTGCTCACTTTTGACGATGCTGGTAAGATTGTCGCTATTGGTAAGGAACGCACCATGCGCCGCGCCTTTCAGTACATGGAAGCCCACCTAGCCACCGATCTTGACCAGGTTGACTACCCCTTACTGGCGACAATTATCGACGCCAACAATCCGGAACTAGCCCAACGGTGGCAGGACCACTTGGTGACGCAGTTTCCCCAGATACGATTCAATCGAAGTCAGTTGGGACCGGCCATTAGCGTGCACACCGGTGAGAAAACCATGGGGCTCTTCTGGCAACAGGACTGGCAAGAATTTTAA
- a CDS encoding DsbA family protein → MLEVYLFVNPLGARCMRSERNIMKLADHLNSKVSFQFVPLLNQQIIEQALASVHPSLAERNACFQTYYQAILAYKAALFQGKRKGRNFLLDMQTAIVNQHQDFSTELTLALAQASHLDLDMFQEDWASDLAKQAFQTDQKLAAEMKIQQASSAVIFNCDVSQYGLLLDDVTYESLCDVCENQGVATKASLMQELGYPQPATAANDAHRPHLHVL, encoded by the coding sequence GTGTTAGAAGTCTATTTATTCGTCAACCCATTGGGCGCACGGTGTATGCGATCCGAGCGCAACATTATGAAGTTGGCCGATCACCTCAATAGCAAGGTTTCGTTTCAATTTGTGCCGTTGCTCAATCAGCAAATTATTGAACAGGCCTTAGCTTCAGTTCATCCTTCGTTAGCCGAACGGAATGCTTGTTTTCAGACCTATTACCAAGCCATTTTAGCTTATAAGGCGGCCCTTTTTCAGGGGAAACGTAAGGGGCGGAACTTCTTACTGGATATGCAAACTGCCATCGTGAACCAACATCAAGATTTCTCAACCGAGTTAACGCTCGCCTTAGCCCAAGCATCGCACTTAGATTTGGATATGTTTCAGGAAGACTGGGCATCTGATCTGGCTAAGCAGGCCTTTCAGACCGATCAAAAGTTAGCCGCTGAGATGAAGATTCAACAAGCCTCATCCGCCGTCATCTTCAACTGTGACGTCTCCCAATATGGCTTATTACTCGACGACGTGACCTACGAATCCCTCTGTGACGTTTGTGAAAATCAGGGTGTCGCCACCAAGGCTTCCCTCATGCAAGAACTTGGTTACCCCCAACCGGCTACCGCCGCTAATGACGCCCATCGGCCTCATCTCCACGTACTTTAA
- a CDS encoding GTP pyrophosphokinase family protein: MIENWDQFLLPYQQAVSELKVKLRGMRKQFENQNQRSPIEFVTGRVKPVPSIKEKMTRRHVAEERLEQDMQDIAGLRIMCQFVEDIYQVVDLLRQRTDLTILEERDYIHNEKPSGYRSYHIVVEYPVQLVTGEKKILAEIQVRTLAMNFWATIEHSLNYKYQGAFPDDLSQRLQRAAEAAFKLDTEMSEIREEIQEAQHYTPQGKQGSTTPTHDKDD; this comes from the coding sequence ATGATCGAAAATTGGGATCAATTTTTATTGCCTTATCAACAAGCCGTCAGCGAGTTGAAGGTGAAGTTACGCGGGATGCGTAAGCAATTTGAAAACCAGAATCAGCGCTCGCCCATCGAATTTGTGACCGGTCGGGTAAAGCCGGTGCCCAGTATTAAGGAAAAAATGACGCGCCGGCACGTCGCTGAGGAACGGCTGGAACAGGACATGCAAGACATTGCGGGCTTACGAATCATGTGCCAGTTTGTCGAAGATATCTATCAGGTCGTTGATTTGTTACGTCAACGAACGGACTTGACGATTTTAGAAGAACGGGACTACATTCATAACGAAAAACCCAGTGGCTACCGCTCTTACCATATCGTGGTGGAGTATCCGGTACAGTTAGTCACGGGTGAAAAAAAGATTTTGGCGGAGATCCAGGTACGGACGTTGGCGATGAATTTTTGGGCCACCATTGAGCATTCCTTGAACTATAAGTACCAGGGGGCTTTTCCCGACGATTTAAGCCAACGATTACAGCGGGCGGCCGAGGCTGCGTTTAAGTTGGATACGGAAATGTCCGAAATTCGCGAAGAGATTCAAGAAGCGCAGCATTACACGCCGCAGGGTAAGCAGGGGTCGACGACACCAACTCACGATAAGGACGACTAA